One window of Aphelocoma coerulescens isolate FSJ_1873_10779 chromosome 17, UR_Acoe_1.0, whole genome shotgun sequence genomic DNA carries:
- the PTGES gene encoding prostaglandin E synthase isoform X2 has product MMENKVFLSFTFYSTILILKMYVVAIITGQVRLRKKAFANPEDALRNGGVQFCREDPDVERCRRAHRNDMENIFPFLFLGAIYSLLDPSPAVARIHFLIFCVGRIIHTIAYLLRLRAPTRSVAYSVAQLPCFSMALQILLATTPYW; this is encoded by the exons ATGATGGAAAATAAAGTGTTCCTGTCATTTACGTTCTACAGCacaattttgattttaaaaatgtatgtcGTTGCCATCATTACGGGGCAAGTGAGACTCAGAAAGAAG GCGTTTGCAAACCCGGAGGATGCCCTGCGCAATGGGGGGGTGCAGTTCTGCCGCGAGGACCCTGACGTGGAGCGGTGCCGCAG GGCCCACCGCAATGACATGGAGAacatctttcccttcctcttcctcggAGCCATCTACTCCCTGCTGGATCCCAGTCCTGCAGTGGCCAGGATCCACTTCCTCATCTTCTGTGTGGGACGGATCATCCACACCATTGCCTACCTCCTGCGGCTGAGGGCACCCACACGCTCCGTGGCCTACAGTGTGGCCCAGCTGCCCTGCTTCTCCATGGCCCTGCAGATCCTCCTGGCCACCACCCCGTACTGGTAA
- the PTGES gene encoding prostaglandin E synthase isoform X1: MWLVSRALSSQGSRPPRWLVNQGKCLQPRDRVLGIRAATPSSVHGVQEFSSTILILKMYVVAIITGQVRLRKKAFANPEDALRNGGVQFCREDPDVERCRRAHRNDMENIFPFLFLGAIYSLLDPSPAVARIHFLIFCVGRIIHTIAYLLRLRAPTRSVAYSVAQLPCFSMALQILLATTPYW, translated from the exons ATGTGGCTGGTTAGCAGGGCTCTCtcatcacaaggcagcagacCTCCCAGATGGCTGGTGAACCAAGGAAAATGTCTCCAGCCCAGGGACAGGGTGCTGGGAATCAGGGCTGCAACCCCATCTTCAGTTCATGGAGTGCAAGAGTTTTCCAG CacaattttgattttaaaaatgtatgtcGTTGCCATCATTACGGGGCAAGTGAGACTCAGAAAGAAG GCGTTTGCAAACCCGGAGGATGCCCTGCGCAATGGGGGGGTGCAGTTCTGCCGCGAGGACCCTGACGTGGAGCGGTGCCGCAG GGCCCACCGCAATGACATGGAGAacatctttcccttcctcttcctcggAGCCATCTACTCCCTGCTGGATCCCAGTCCTGCAGTGGCCAGGATCCACTTCCTCATCTTCTGTGTGGGACGGATCATCCACACCATTGCCTACCTCCTGCGGCTGAGGGCACCCACACGCTCCGTGGCCTACAGTGTGGCCCAGCTGCCCTGCTTCTCCATGGCCCTGCAGATCCTCCTGGCCACCACCCCGTACTGGTAA
- the PTGES gene encoding prostaglandin E synthase isoform X3 produces the protein MYVVAIITGQVRLRKKAFANPEDALRNGGVQFCREDPDVERCRRAHRNDMENIFPFLFLGAIYSLLDPSPAVARIHFLIFCVGRIIHTIAYLLRLRAPTRSVAYSVAQLPCFSMALQILLATTPYW, from the exons atgtatgtcGTTGCCATCATTACGGGGCAAGTGAGACTCAGAAAGAAG GCGTTTGCAAACCCGGAGGATGCCCTGCGCAATGGGGGGGTGCAGTTCTGCCGCGAGGACCCTGACGTGGAGCGGTGCCGCAG GGCCCACCGCAATGACATGGAGAacatctttcccttcctcttcctcggAGCCATCTACTCCCTGCTGGATCCCAGTCCTGCAGTGGCCAGGATCCACTTCCTCATCTTCTGTGTGGGACGGATCATCCACACCATTGCCTACCTCCTGCGGCTGAGGGCACCCACACGCTCCGTGGCCTACAGTGTGGCCCAGCTGCCCTGCTTCTCCATGGCCCTGCAGATCCTCCTGGCCACCACCCCGTACTGGTAA